In Plasmodium vivax chromosome 14, whole genome shotgun sequence, the genomic window TTGCATTGAGCCTGACGTACACATCGGGCCTCTGCACCTCCTGGATTTCACTCCTCACGACAAAATCGGCAGAGtggttattaattttgtagtACACATATGGGTCGAATTTCTTGAAATCTCTCACCCCGGAAAATAAGCTCTTAAGAAATAGGAATATCCCTTGGTAGTACCTCATCTGAATGTAGAAGTAAAAAAggtgtaataaaaattgccCGTCGTAGGAGCTTagcttgtttttttcgttaaacTGGAGTGTTATGCATCCCTTTTTGTGTTCATCCCTGTGGGTGGCGATCCCCTGGGGGGAGGATTCATGGTGGTACCCCCCTTGCAATATGTCTGCTGTTCCCCCCACTGCTTCTACCCCATGCGGTGAGTCCTTCACAGTAAAGAAGTCAAAATACACCAAAGAAATGTCGCAAAGGTATTTGCTTACACTATAACTTTTGCACTCATTGAGCAGATTTAAGAATTGTCTCCCCTCCAAAGTGAGCAAATCCGTTTGTATTTTCTTCTGCAATATGGTATCTATAAACACGTCAAAATAGTTGTGCCTTTCCAGCAGCAATTTTAAGTAGAGGAAAATCATTATGTTGGTCCTTTTATAAAAGGGTACATAATAGTGACACATACTtagcagcatttttttatttaacaaaagAACGTTTGGGaattcatttatttgaaaataatacatgttGGATAAAATTCGGCACATGTCACTATCATTTTGACTCATAAAGATTTTCAAATTGTTCAGAAGATATTCATACAAAACGGTCAGCAAATCTTCCTTGAAGTGTCTATTGTATATGAGTACCTCCATGAGGATGTCcaatttgcttttatttctCTCTTCCAGATCTTTCTCATTATAATACTCGTAAATATAATCTACGTAGTTATTTTCCACAATGTATTTATTGTGTAGTGACCCGTATGTGCTGTTTATGTCTTCTTCACACAGGTTGTAATTTAGATCTGCGTCTCCCCTGTGTGGGTAGTAACCCGATGTgacttctccctttttttcatcctgCACATGAGGCATATGGTGAGGGTTCCCCTCTTGGGAGTCACCCCAGATGCATGCACCAGGTGTGTACCCCCTCTGTTGACGATTCTCCTCATCAATAATGTGCTGAATCTTTCTCTTTAAAAAGAACGGGTCGACgaacttcttccccttttctgccCCTCCTGGAGGGAGGAAGCACAATTTGAGGACAATCTGATCGTGGAAATATTCCATAAGAGGAGCATTCAAATAGTTAAGCTTCCTCAAATTGttcagaagaaaaataataacactGATGTCGAAATGTAGATGATTcgaaattatataatttgcCAAACGATCTATCGTCTTCTCATTCTTAcagtttaaataaaatagggACGTGAAAATGCTCAAAATGTTATCCGCATTTAGCATCTTTTCATTGTCCAAAATAGTCACTAGTAGGGAATTTATGAATGTTTTATTTACTCTGTTGAAATGGGCGTAAATGTAGAGGGTTAAATTCAGCTGGGAAAATTTAAACTTGTCCTTCTTCACAAATATGAGCCTTTCCAGCAGTTGCAAAAATTTCTCGTTTCGATACTTCAGCTTGTATAGACTAACCAGAATGGTAACGATGCTGTTTGGCGTGATTGCATTTTCGTCCTCGTCGCAGTTTTCTATGTCGTAAGGGTTGTCTTCCCCATTCGGCGGGGTTAAACTAGTCAACTGGTTCAATTGGTTCAATTGGCTCGCATGGTTCACATTGCTCAAATAATTCGTCACGTACACCCCCAGAGAATTCACAATTTTCCTCACCAAGTGCACATTTTGCAGCCTCACATTGCTGACGCTCTTTATCGTGTCGACCAGCTCCCTAAACGTCTGGTAATGTATGGgcgttttaataaatttggtTACGTTCAGGCTATTTATGTTGATGTATTTATTCAGGGAGAAGTCtacgtatatatttttcagttTATTCTTTTTGACGGTGCAGCTTTTTGCCTTGGTGATTTCCTCTGCCGAGCTGATATATGGCCTTTTGCTCAAATGTGCAAAGAGgagctttccctttttgcctttgTCCATTGCCCCCGCTGCGCTTCGGTCTGCTGGTTGTGTCCTTAGTAGCCCACATGGAACTCTCATctggtgcaaaaaaaaaaaaaaaaaaggacacatCCACGCACACTGGTGGGCCCACTTCCCCGGTTGCCTACTTtgccttcacatttttgcggcCACGCAAAAGGGCGCGCTTGCAcgtgcacatatgtacaagTAAGCGTACACGTAATGTACACGTATATGTAAACGTACACCTAAGCGCATATGTACGTGCGTGTACCTTTTCGGAAACCCCTTGGCGCGTCACCCTTCACGCATTATTCGTGAATCTCCccgctttttttgcttctcaaTTTTTCCAGCTTGTTCAATCATTTCGAAAAGCGTATCCCCCCGTCGGCCTCTTCACGCAGATCGCATACGGTTTGCAATTCATGCGGTCAGCCTGTCGAGTGCTCGGCCAACAGCTTGTACATTCACCCATACAATTGTTACTTCCCATTTTCGCATGTATGTAGGTATGGGCAAATCGTGCAGAATGACCAACGACCCCCCCCATGCGGTGAAAGTAGTGTATATTAACGCTTATAACTTgtgcgtttctttttttttttttttttctcccctgcAGAGTAGCGGTTCCCCGACTAATTCACCCTGTTATTGTGGAACAAATTGTGGGCCCACCCCTCACGCATGCGTAGGGGCACCAGCAGGTTTGCACAAACGTACGACATCGCTCCGGATTACACGTGCAAAAAGG contains:
- a CDS encoding hypothetical protein, conserved (encoded by transcript PVX_122260A) → MRVPCGLLRTQPADRSAAGAMDKGKKGKLLFAHLSKRPYISSAEEITKAKSCTVKKNKLKNIYVDFSLNKYININSLNVTKFIKTPIHYQTFRELVDTIKSVSNVRLQNVHLVRKIVNSLGVYVTNYLSNVNHASQLNQLNQLTSLTPPNGEDNPYDIENCDEDENAITPNSIVTILVSLYKLKYRNEKFLQLLERLIFVKKDKFKFSQLNLTLYIYAHFNRVNKTFINSLLVTILDNEKMLNADNILSIFTSLFYLNCKNEKTIDRLANYIISNHLHFDISVIIFLLNNLRKLNYLNAPLMEYFHDQIVLKLCFLPPGGAEKGKKFVDPFFLKRKIQHIIDEENRQQRGYTPGACIWGDSQEGNPHHMPHVQDEKKGEVTSGYYPHRGDADLNYNLCEEDINSTYGSLHNKYIVENNYVDYIYEYYNEKDLEERNKSKLDILMEVLIYNRHFKEDLLTVLYEYLLNNLKIFMSQNDSDMCRILSNMYYFQINEFPNVLLLNKKMLLSMCHYYVPFYKRTNIMIFLYLKLLLERHNYFDVFIDTILQKKIQTDLLTLEGRQFLNLLNECKSYSVSKYLCDISLVYFDFFTVKDSPHGVEAVGGTADILQGGYHHESSPQGIATHRDEHKKGCITLQFNEKNKLSSYDGQFLLHLFYFYIQMRYYQGIFLFLKSLFSGVRDFKKFDPYVYYKINNHSADFVVRSEIQEVQRPDVYVRLNAIQVIHLYEYFKSAFESNEDFITQQGNVINANHGKALYHHYYAFGGDNSGESIVGDVATPLAVKTKQCKQHFPCENKTKAGPVSKYLFTEWKVNYISGSSPTATSKWESNRTVGNVLGGGVPLEKKKNSSKLPKSGALKNGHVNEKGNIVQDMTIHFERSTFHVDSHVYNVLSNIFLYTPVDLLALHIHHFNSKNIFFLLQNIIFKLNWLNVQYLSLVVAKIFTRMSEETCRETKKDYFVFLDFFHEYLLGEEGASQKFSYQSKRTRGSQNVSYLDGGDKRLLISRIHQNCITTWRDQDKVKKRIAYILCKNKGYSRYVNNDVIFDEKFLPLLVQLVLRKKTISPPCSYYDMSNDSLLLILKSLRTRKNNPKYMQSVDVITNIFLFRYIQYKYREEAKGDDLSQRGASESGLCLSLDLDVNSYIKLEGNLDGTVVSNLSQGGAHGGGTPAQQNDQRGRRTHNIAVQRKGESQRGVSVTSAPGDDTQTGAPNSRSSTDEGNIHGENQMTKKKDALRRYIRIYYTIVKVRYFHEMSINKHIFRELCLNREHIDNAIFLNLLFFIYKYKFDEMRYILLLQKKCALYKDLYYTHSNCRIMEFLCKKLKIHLDDSVRTIPTKQTSYDYENV